A stretch of DNA from Cannabis sativa cultivar Pink pepper isolate KNU-18-1 chromosome X, ASM2916894v1, whole genome shotgun sequence:
CATCCCATGCTACCAATTAGGGGtgggcatccgatccaatccaacattttttttctcatccaatccaatccaatccaattagtaattagatttgaaaaatcatcatccgatccaatccaattagacctcaaaatccaatccaatctgatccaattactaattggattggattagttttttaattggacatccaattacacacttaatttttaatattaacttaaaaatatgaagaTAAATACGTAAAAATATCACCattaatttttaagtttaataatCCATAAAAATATCTTTGTTACAAGCGTAATATAACTAAACGTTTGAAATAACTAAAACAACAATAtttctaagtaataaaatataacaaaacatcatgaaaataaacacatagaacaaccaagtgttacaaatttcacaaaaaaagtcactaaaaatataattaatatataatttttattagtttttattatacaaatgaatataaataattttttaatatatataaatgtaattggattggattggattgtttttaattggattttgagattgacattcaataaccaatccaatccaattataattggacatccaattttttgtaattggattggactggatcggtcaattggattggatgttgCCCACCTTTACTACTAATTGTTCAGACCCTGAAAGATCCTCTCCTTCCCAAGAGAAATAGTCCATCAACTTCTGTAAGAGGTTTATGCTATTTTTAGGTGCTATAAAGAGTGACGATATTGTACTCATAATGAGAAAAGAACAAATTGAATAAGTGTCAATGTCCCACCTTTGGATAGAAAATAACACTTCCATCTATATAATCGATGTgtacatttaattaaaagtGGTCCCCAAAACAATATTTTCCTAGGGTTCCATCCTAAGCCAAGCCCAAATACTTCATCGACCCTGACCTATTCATAGATGGCCAAAATGATAGTTTGCGATGGTCCTATGAAATTTGGTGTTGTTCACCATCATTGATTGTATCATTTTGTCTTCTAAAATCATATACTATTTTAGAGCATTGTTTTGGCTTctaaaattaagtttttttttgtgGGACCATCATTAACTATTGTTATGATTATAGTTTTGGCTTctaaaattaagtttttttacgTGGGACAATCGTTAGCTATCGTTAAGCATTGTTATGAGCATCGTTTTGgcaaaatttgataaaaaaccGCAAGCATAACTTTTCATTTGGTTGTTAGTTCTATGTGATTTATCTTTCGGGTATTTTTTTTGAGATCTACACATTTATAATGTGCTGGGCCTTAAATTTGGAGTGCTTAGATGAACCTCGATCCTCATTATAGCCTCAAACGAATATCTCAAAATTTGAGGTTCTACACATCTAAACAAACATGTAGTtctccaaaaaaagaaaaaaagcctATATATGTGTCTCACCAAAGTGTTTATCAAATTTTGCCAAAGTGATGCTTTTAATGACGGTCCCACAAAAGCTTGATTTTAGAGGCAAAACGATGTTCATAACGATGTTGTGACGATGGTCTCAGGAATAATTTGGGTTTAGAGGCCATATTTTCATGGGACCAAGGAAATCATTTAAGTTACATCCTAGAATATCAGGTTAAGGTATTATTACTAAACCAACATAATATTAGACTAAAGCTCATTGCAGCCACAGCTGCGAATCACAGTAGCACAGAAAAAGATAATTCTTTGAATTTATTACTTTTGGATATCCAAATAGCCACCCAAGGTTTAACCTTATTCCATCACATATGCTACTTTTTGTTTCCAATCAAACTGGCCATAGAACAACCAGGACAGCCCCATTCCATATTCTTTTTTTCTACTGCATCCCAGTGCCTTCCGTATGTTGCGACTAGAGCCAGGTCGCGTCCAAACAACCTCCATTTGCTGTAGGAGCTTGACCTAGATAGCATCAATATGGAAAGAATGTGGGAATATACGATCAGTAGCCTTCATTTTGTACATCACACACCTATTCAGCGAAGCCCTTATAAAAGGTTTCCGTAAAAGGTTTCTCCCTGTTATTTAACTTGTTAATTGCTACCAACCACCCAACTCCTTACTTTGAATTTAATTCCTTAAGAGCAGTAGGGATGAAAGTTTCACTTTGCTTTTTTGTTTTGATGCTTTTACCTATGAGGATCCATGTATAACTGACTGCAAATTTATATTTCAGTTCTGGTAAATGTCAAATTATTCACTGGAGACTAGGACACAAAGAGGAATGTCACCCTCCATGCCCAACTCAGAATAATTCTGATGTAGAAAGTGATTCTGACCAAAAGCTGAGCAAAGAAGAGTACGCTGAAGTTTATGATGACAATTTAGAAGGCACAAAACAAGATAAACCAATCAAAGCATTTCCTTCAGAACCTTCACACCCTAGTCATGCTTTTTCCCCTGAAGTGCCGCACGAGAAGGATGATGGTAGTGAAACTGAGTCTCTTGACAGTGAGAAAGGGACAAATTCTATCTCTGAATCATGCTCAACATCATTTTCTGGATTTTCTACTTCAACCCCAAGTAGTGAAATGGCTGATGATGTTTCTATCAGTGAGAGCATTAGTTCAACAGAGACTGACAAATCAGATGGACACTTATCTGTTGACGGTGATACACTTCATACAGCTTTTGGTGCGAAGGATGCAATTCCCTCGGAGCCATTATCTCCAAAATTTGCTAGGTTGGTTAACTCTATAAATGGTTTTACTGCTAGTGAAATTATGAGTGAAACAAAAACTAGATCCAGTGATGGAGAGCAGGAGCAGCCTACTTTTCCTCCACCTTTCAGAAATAGTGCTGGTCATGATGGTCCCACAGTTGAGTCTTGTGAATCATCTTCAGGTTTTTGGGAGAGAGCTCTTGATTCTTTTGACTCAGATAATACCCATAATGAGATTGATGATACATCTGACTCCAATGTACCTGGTGGGAGCAGGTCATCTACTGGATCTTCCAAAAGATTTACCACAATGGAGGATCCTTCATCAGATGCATTGCTTATTAAGAAGGCTCTTAATCGATCAGATTTATCAGAAAATACTGATTTTCATGTATCTATGGTCAAGGACAGTGAATCATCTAAGAATAGGGATGGTGAAAGTAGATGCATTTCACGTGACTTTAAGCTGGGGGAAGTTAAATCAGTGCCTCCCAGTAATGAAAGAGCTTCCAGATGTACCAATTCATCAAATGCTAGTAAACCATCCACGCCTATTCAGAAGTTAGATCATGTTGTCAATGACAAAAAGAACACTTCGAATCTGTTGAAGTCAAGAGATCGTGATTCATCTAGTTCTTCTTGTTTGTCATCTAGCAATAAGGATTCTACAATTTCAAGGTCAAAAGCTGAAGTTGATTTTGTCCAAGATAATGTTACTGTTTCATATCAGGTTTCAAACCCTCCAAATGTCAAGAATGGTTTGAAAACCTCGGTTCAGAAAGTTGTTGAGCAGTTCAAAGGATCCAAACCATCAAAGCAGAATTCATTAGGGCTGGGGAGTGAGATAGCTGGAAGATACAGTGTTAGTGACAAGGTTTTActtctttattttcttgtttttatctATAGAATATTATGTGTAAAACCAAATTTATTGTATTTAATCTCGTGTTCTTCCAGGGGATCTTCCCTTATGAGTCATTTGTGAAGTTATTCAATTGGAACAAGGTGGAGCTGCGCCCGTGTGGCCTTATAAATTGTGGGAATAGGTAAGATCACTTTGTTCTGTTTGATGgaacatataaaaataacattagTTCGTAGTTTGGTTACTTGAGAGAGTTAGTTCTTAATGAAGTTTTGTAACctttgtaaagttcattttgttatattaaaaattgaaCTTCATTGTTTTGGATGTTTGTGTTGGGAATCTGTAATTTTTAACATATTTTGTCCTGTAGATTTAATGTTTTGTTTCCTCTTTTGTCAGCTGTTATGCGAATGCTGTGCTTCAGTGCTTGGCATTCACTCCTCCATTGACTGCATATTTTCTTCAAGGACTCCATTCTAAAACTTGTATGTCTCCATTCATCAATGTTTGTTCAGCTAGTGTTTTGTGTTGTTTGTCATATGAAATCTTATCTTCTTTGTTTCAGGTATAAAGAAGGAATGGTGTTTCACGTGTGAGTTTGAAAGTTTAATTTTGAAGGCAAAGGAGGGAAAATCTCCATTATCACCTATTGGAATACTATCCAAGATCCAAAATATGGGAAGTCAGCTTGGTAATGGGAGGGAAGAGGATGCACACGAGTTTCTAAGGTATATTCATTACTAATTTGATGTATAAGCACGAGTTGATGGAGGAGCCATGATTTAATTGGGTTCAATTGATATATTAACTGACAGGTATGTGATTGACACTATGCAATCTGTTTGCCTTGCGGAACCTGACACAAGTGCATCAGGCCCTTTGGAAGAACAAACTACTCTAATTGGTCTTACATTTGGAGGGTATCTTCGATCAAAGGTAAGAGATAGTGTAGGGATCTCAGATTTGAATTTCATAGAAATTGTTAGctttgataaaaataaataaattggatTGTGTGTTTTTCAGATAAAATGCATGAAGTGCCAAGTAAAATCTGAGAGGCAGGAAGGCATGATGGACCTTACAGTTGAGATTGAAGGGGATATAGGAACCCTCGAAGAGgctcttaaaaaatatacaagtaCAGAGACTTTAGATGGTGAAAACAAGTACCAATGTTACAGGTTGGTGGGGTTATTTTGGGTGATTGATGCTTAAGTGGAATAGAATGGGAATATGAATGAATTCGATTGCTTGGTTGAAATTTGGAATCAATAGTGGAATAAGAAATAC
This window harbors:
- the LOC115717510 gene encoding ubiquitin carboxyl-terminal hydrolase 16 isoform X2, with translation MLVVGGLGFQSLVLLVCFFVPVIGFVIRRKWRLSVSRKEEIRRLVLLASEEAARAELEANAEYGYGVVSTVALNQCVVCYFPTTTRCARCKAVRYCSGKCQIIHWRLGHKEECHPPCPTQNNSDVESDSDQKLSKEEYAEVYDDNLEGTKQDKPIKAFPSEPSHPSHAFSPEVPHEKDDGSETESLDSEKGTNSISESCSTSFSGFSTSTPSSEMADDVSISESISSTETDKSDGHLSVDGDTLHTAFGAKDAIPSEPLSPKFARLVNSINGFTASEIMSETKTRSSDGEQEQPTFPPPFRNSAGHDGPTVESCESSSGFWERALDSFDSDNTHNEIDDTSDSNVPGGSRSSTGSSKRFTTMEDPSSDALLIKKALNRSDLSENTDFHVSMVKDSESSKNRDGESRCISRDFKLGEVKSVPPSNERASRCTNSSNASKPSTPIQKLDHVVNDKKNTSNLLKSRDRDSSSSSCLSSSNKDSTISRSKAEVDFVQDNVTVSYQVSNPPNVKNGLKTSVQKVVEQFKGSKPSKQNSLGLGSEIAGRYSGIFPYESFVKLFNWNKVELRPCGLINCGNSCYANAVLQCLAFTPPLTAYFLQGLHSKTCIKKEWCFTCEFESLILKAKEGKSPLSPIGILSKIQNMGSQLGNGREEDAHEFLRYVIDTMQSVCLAEPDTSASGPLEEQTTLIGLTFGGYLRSKIKCMKCQVKSERQEGMMDLTVEIEGDIGTLEEALKKYTSTETLDGENKYQCYRCKSYEKAKKKLTILEAPNVLTIALKRFQSGKFGKLNKPIRFQEILNLAPFMSGTSDKLAIYRLYGVVVHLDVMNAAFSGHYVSYVKNAQNKWFKVDDSTVTAVELEKVLSKGAYMLLYARCSPRAPRSIRNKIVSPDLTARAMPSWIGGKTTAFKLKSTTISSIAQVLPNLSPPEGSAHNYDSFYSKFNRLQRILEEDSSDSSSLISNNSDEGSCSTESTRDSISTDEFSEYIFGESGRGLSSPWRNSPDSDTCSSSSSSPLYSKHSRLSDLDRYDSVFPGTGGHQTGCADDGGWNEKSSGSGWAVGLEGEGNVPFLRSDTNSQCRKLGSSSNIRPKTDFEKVESESLNDVKYDVSFRRSTRERTNNI
- the LOC115717510 gene encoding ubiquitin carboxyl-terminal hydrolase 16 isoform X1, which translates into the protein MLVVGGLGFQSLVLLVCFFVPVIGFVIRRKWRLSVSRKEEIRRLVLLASEEAARAELEANAEYGYGVVSTVALNQCVVCYFPTTTRCARCKAVRYCSGKCQIIHWRLGHKEECHPPCPTQNNSDVESDSDQKLSKEEYAEVYDDNLEGTKQDKPIKAFPSEPSHPSHAFSPEVPHEKDDGSETESLDSEKGTNSISESCSTSFSGFSTSTPSSEMADDVSISESISSTETDKSDGHLSVDGDTLHTAFGAKDAIPSEPLSPKFARLVNSINGFTASEIMSETKTRSSDGEQEQPTFPPPFRNSAGHDGPTVESCESSSGFWERALDSFDSDNTHNEIDDTSDSNVPGGSRSSTGSSKRFTTMEDPSSDALLIKKALNRSDLSENTDFHVSMVKDSESSKNRDGESRCISRDFKLGEVKSVPPSNERASRCTNSSNASKPSTPIQKLDHVVNDKKNTSNLLKSRDRDSSSSSCLSSSNKDSTISRSKAEVDFVQDNVTVSYQVSNPPNVKNGLKTSVQKVVEQFKGSKPSKQNSLGLGSEIAGRYSVSDKGIFPYESFVKLFNWNKVELRPCGLINCGNSCYANAVLQCLAFTPPLTAYFLQGLHSKTCIKKEWCFTCEFESLILKAKEGKSPLSPIGILSKIQNMGSQLGNGREEDAHEFLRYVIDTMQSVCLAEPDTSASGPLEEQTTLIGLTFGGYLRSKIKCMKCQVKSERQEGMMDLTVEIEGDIGTLEEALKKYTSTETLDGENKYQCYRCKSYEKAKKKLTILEAPNVLTIALKRFQSGKFGKLNKPIRFQEILNLAPFMSGTSDKLAIYRLYGVVVHLDVMNAAFSGHYVSYVKNAQNKWFKVDDSTVTAVELEKVLSKGAYMLLYARCSPRAPRSIRNKIVSPDLTARAMPSWIGGKTTAFKLKSTTISSIAQVLPNLSPPEGSAHNYDSFYSKFNRLQRILEEDSSDSSSLISNNSDEGSCSTESTRDSISTDEFSEYIFGESGRGLSSPWRNSPDSDTCSSSSSSPLYSKHSRLSDLDRYDSVFPGTGGHQTGCADDGGWNEKSSGSGWAVGLEGEGNVPFLRSDTNSQCRKLGSSSNIRPKTDFEKVESESLNDVKYDVSFRRSTRERTNNI